One window from the genome of Pyrus communis chromosome 16, drPyrComm1.1, whole genome shotgun sequence encodes:
- the LOC137720332 gene encoding hydroxyacylglutathione hydrolase cytoplasmic has translation MKIHHVACLEDNYSYLIIDESTKEAAVVDPVEPEKVLKAAQEHGVDIKLVLTTHHHWDHAGGNEKIKLLVPVIKVYGGSIDNVKGCTNKVENGDKISLGADVHILCLHTPCHTKGHISYYVTSKEGEDPAVFTGDTLFIAGCGKFFEGTAEQMHQSLCVTLASLPKPTRVYCGHEYTVKNLQFAQTVEPDNAKIKQKLSWAQQQREAGLPTVPSTIEEEMETNPFIRADLPELQERVGCKTAVEALREIRQRKDNWRG, from the exons ATGAAAATCCATCACGTAGCTTGCTTGGAGGACAACTACTCATACCT AATTATTGACGAGAGTACAAAAGAAGCGGCGGTTGTGGATCCAGTTGAGCCTGAGAAGGTTCTGAAAGCAGCCCAAGAACACGGCGTCGATATCAAGCTCGTCCTCACCACTCACCACCACTG GGACCACGCTGGTGGGAATGAAAAGATAAAGCTGTTGGTGCCGGTGATTAAGGTGTATGGCGGTTCTATTGATAATGTGAAGGGCTGCACCAATAAGGTGGAAAATGGTGATAAGATTTCGCTCGGGGCTGATGTTCATATATTGTGTCTTCACACACCTTG CCACACTAAAGGTCACATAAGTTATTATGTGACTAGCAAAGAGGGAGAGGACCCAGCTGTTTTTACTGGAGACACACTG TTCATTGCTGGTTGCGGGAAATTTTTCGAAGGAACCGCAGAGCAGATGCATCAGTCACTATGCGTAACTTTGGCTTCATTGCCAAAGCCAACCCGAGTTTACTGTGGCCACGAG TACACTGTGAAGAACTTGCAATTTGCTCAAACGGTTGAACCGGACAATGCGAAGATAAAGCAGAAGCTATCATGGGCACAGCAGCAGCGTGAAGCAGGCCTTCCCACAGTTCCTTCAACCATCGAGGAAGAGATGGAGACAAACCCTTTTATCCGTGCCGATCTACCAGAGCTTCAG GAAAGGGTCGGTTGCAAAACTGCCGTTGAAGCTCTTCGGGAGATAAGGCAGCGGAAGGACAATTGGAGGGGCTAA
- the LOC137720588 gene encoding uncharacterized protein, with translation MSKPSSGIIQGLLRFHRNQISKPSSPSPPPFSTARRSYHSTNGPPPQFPSHPKPVPGGGGGGYSGPGLGYGLGMRFFSVKPSNFSKIDAKKVFDKPLSAVSSAFSRYQGAIGLQIEAFWKRNNLVLLGIGAVLVCALLWRLMFGIASTFIGLSEGMAKYGFLALSTAIVAFAGLHIRSRFTINPDKVYRIAMRKLNTSAGILEVMGAPLSGSDLRAYVMSGGGVTLKKFKPTFRSKRCFLIFPVRGSERKGLVSVEVKKKKGQYDMKLLAVDIPMASGPDQRLFLIGDEEEYKVGGGLIAELRDPVVKAMAASKEFDNLDQIEEEEDAEKALQEAERKHHEEIEKLEKTPSR, from the exons ATGTCAAAACCCTCGTCTGGGATCATCCAAGGCCTGCTTAGATTCCACCGCAATCAAATCTCAAAACCCTCGTCTCCGTCTCCGCCTCCGTTCTCCACCGCCAGGAGGAGCTACCACTCCACCAATGGGCCTCCTCCCCAATTCCCCTCTCACCCAAAACCAGTTCCCGGCGGCGGTGGCGGAGGCTACTCCGGGCCGGGACTCGGTTACGGCCTGGGCATGAGGTTCTTCTCCGTCAAGCCATCGAATTTCAGCAAAATCGATGCAAAGAAGGTGTTTGATAAGCCGCTCTCCGCGGTGTCATCGGCTTTCTCGCGGTATCAGGGGGCCATTGGGTTGCAGATTGAGGCGTTCTGGAAGAGGAACAATCTGGTGCTGTTGGGAATTGGCGCAGTGTTGGTGTGTGCTCTGCTGTGGCGGCTCATGTTTGGGATTGCTAGCACCTTCATTGGACTCTCTGAAGGCATGGCCAAGTATGGCTTCCTCGCCCTTTCTACCGCCATTGTCGCATTCGCT GGCCTTCACATCCGCTCGAGATTCACAATCAATCCTGATAAAGTTTATAGAATTGCCATGAGGAAGCTTAATACATCTGCTGGGATTCTCGAGGTTATGGGTGCTCCTCTCTCTGGATCAGATCTAAGAGCCTATGTAATGTCCGGAGGTGGGGTTACACTGAAGAAGTTCAAGCCAACTTTTAGGAGCAAGCGGTGTTTCCTCATTTTCCCTGTGCGAGGTTCTGAGAGGAAGGGTCTGGTTAGTGTAGaagtaaagaagaaaaagggccAG TATGATATGAAGCTACTGGCAGTTGACATTCCCATGGCATCAGGACCTGACCAGCGTTTGTTCCTGATTGGCGATGAAGAAGAGTACAAAGTTGGCGGTGGACTTATAGCTGAGCTTAGAGATCCGGTTGTGAAAGCAATGGCTGCATCCAAGGAATTCGATAATCTTGACCAGATTGAAGAAGAGGAGGATGCTGAAAAAGCACTTCAGGAGGCCGAAAGAAAGCACCATGAAGAAATTGAAAAGCTTGAAAAGACCCCGTCACGGTGA
- the LOC137720589 gene encoding large ribosomal subunit protein uL16-like yields MGRRPARCYRQIKNKPYPKSRFCRGVPDPKIRIYDVGMKKRGVDEFPFCVHLVSWEKENVSSEALEAARIACNKYMTKYAGKDTFHLRVRVHPFHVLRINKMLSCAGADRLQTGMRGAFGKPLGTCARVAIGQVLLSVRCRDSNSQHAQEALRRAKFKFPGRQKIIVSRKWGFTKFSRADYVNYKKEGRIQPDGVNAKLLGCHGPLANRQPGKAFLTQPSSSTA; encoded by the exons ATGGGGAGGA GGCCTGCGAGGTGCTATAGGCAGATTAAGAACAAGCCATACCCGAAATCGCGTTTCTGTCGCGGTGTCCCTGATCCCAAGATCAGAATTTATGATGTTGGAATGAAGAAGAGGGGTGTTGATGAGTTCCCCTTCTGTGTCCATCTTGTGAGTTGGGAGAAGGAGAATGTCTCGAGTGAGGCGCTTGAGGCAGCTCGCATCGCTTGCAACAAGTACATGACAAAGTATGCTGGGAAAGATACTTTCCATTTGAGAGTGAGGGTGCATCCGTTCCATGTTCTGCGCATCAACAAGATGCTTTCATGCGCTGGAGCTGATAGGCTCCAGACTGGAATGAGAGGTGCGTTTGGCAAGCCACTGGGAACATGTGCTCGAGTTGCTATCGGGCAAGTCCTCTTGTCTGTTCGCTGCAGGGATAGCAACAGTCAACATGCACAGGAGGCCCTCCGCCGCGCAAAGTTCAAGTTTCCTGGTCGCCAGAAGATTATTGTCAGCAGGAAGTG GGGTTTCACTAAGTTTAGCCGTGCTGATTATGTGAATTACAAGAAGGAAGGCCGAATCCAGCCAGATGGTGTTAACGCTAAG CTTCTTGGATGCCATGGTCCTCTGGCCAATCGTCAACCCGGAAAAGCATTCCTCACTCAACCTTCCTCATCGACTGCTTGA